A window of Sebastes umbrosus isolate fSebUmb1 chromosome 3, fSebUmb1.pri, whole genome shotgun sequence contains these coding sequences:
- the socs1b gene encoding suppressor of cytokine signaling 1b, with the protein MVRDNLDRVVPSRKQNRAAETQNQSQPPEEPAGPERAQSPEKVQPESQEPTERQLDLLNWKKLNLQEEPEAWCQLPYGADAESLPTHLRPFSSAAEYKLVKHTYKQLQHSGYYWGSMTMEEAHEILARAPLGTFLIRDSGQPDVFFTLSYQSEDGPTSVRVQLNNLLFSLYGSHKTFASFFALLTYYTSSSCKLTAPYRKQRPERLKQMCRRALMGSYGAESISTLPGLSTQVKDYVHAYPCCI; encoded by the exons ATGGTCAGAGACAATCTTGATAGAGTAGTACCGAGCAGAAAACAGAACCGCGCAGCTGAGACACAGAACCAGAGTCAACCGCCTGAGGAACCTGCAGGACCAGAACGAGCCCAGAGCCCAGAGAAAGTTCAACCAGAGAGCCAAGAGCCGACGGAGAGGCAGCTAGATTTACTGAATTGGAAAAAGCTCAACTTACAGGAGGAACCTGAAGCCTGGTGCCAG CTACCCTATGGAGCTGACGCTGAGAGCTTGCCCACACACCTCCGTCCATTCAGCAGCGCAGCAGAGTACAAATTAGTGAAACACACGTACAAGCAGCTTCAACATAGCGGTTACTACTGGGGATCAATGACCATGGAGGAGGCACACGAAATACTCGCACGAGCACCACTGGGTACCTTCCTCATCAG AGACAGCGGCCAGCCAGATGTTTTCTTCACTTTGAGTTACCAAAGTGAAGACGGACCGACTAGCGTTCGTGTCCAGCTGAACAACCTGCTCTTCAGTCTGTACGGCAGCCATAAGACTTTTGCGTCATTCTTCGCTCTGCTCACTTATTACACCAGCTCGTCCTGTAAGCTGACGGCGCCCTATCGCAAGCAGCGTCCAGAGCGCCTGAAGCAGATGTGCAGGAGGGCTCTCATGGGCTCATATGGAGCAGAAAGTATAAGCACCTTACCTGGACTCAGTACTCAAGTCAAAGACTATGTTCATGCGTATCCTTGTTGTATATAG